In Arsenicicoccus dermatophilus, a genomic segment contains:
- a CDS encoding 4-hydroxy-3-methylbut-2-enyl diphosphate reductase, with product MTDPQPSAKRVLLAAPRGYCAGVDRAVVTVEKALELYGPPVYVRKQIVHNKHVVSTLERRGAIFVDETDEVPEGATVVFSAHGVAPVVHDEARALSLKTIDATCPLVTKVHREAVRFADEDYDILLIGHEGHEEVVGTSGEAPEHITIVDNPDAVEHVEVRDPDKVVWLSQTTLSVDETMETVRRLRAKFPRLQDPPSDDICYATQNRQLAVKQMAPDTDLMIVVGSRNSSNSVRLVEVALEHGARAGHLVDYADEIDEAWLDGVTTVGVTSGASVPEVLVREVLDRLAARGYADVHAVTAAEESLSFSLPMEIRKDLKARGQSDRAAAAGGALH from the coding sequence GTGACCGACCCGCAGCCCTCCGCCAAGCGCGTCCTGCTCGCCGCCCCTCGTGGCTACTGCGCCGGCGTCGACCGTGCCGTCGTGACCGTGGAGAAGGCGCTGGAGCTCTACGGCCCGCCGGTCTACGTGCGCAAGCAGATCGTCCACAACAAGCACGTGGTCTCCACGCTGGAGCGGCGTGGTGCGATCTTCGTGGACGAGACCGACGAGGTGCCCGAGGGCGCGACGGTCGTCTTCAGCGCCCACGGTGTCGCCCCCGTGGTCCACGACGAGGCCCGGGCGCTGAGCCTCAAGACCATCGACGCCACGTGCCCGCTGGTCACCAAGGTGCACCGCGAGGCCGTGCGCTTCGCCGACGAGGACTACGACATCCTGCTCATCGGCCACGAGGGTCACGAGGAGGTCGTGGGCACGAGCGGCGAGGCGCCCGAGCACATCACGATCGTGGACAACCCGGACGCCGTGGAGCACGTCGAGGTGCGTGACCCGGACAAGGTCGTGTGGCTGAGCCAGACCACGCTCAGCGTCGACGAGACCATGGAGACGGTGCGCCGGCTGCGCGCGAAGTTCCCGCGCCTGCAGGACCCGCCGAGCGACGACATCTGCTACGCCACGCAGAACCGTCAGCTCGCGGTCAAGCAGATGGCCCCGGACACCGACCTGATGATCGTGGTCGGCTCGCGCAACTCCTCCAACTCCGTGCGCCTGGTCGAGGTCGCCCTGGAGCACGGGGCGCGCGCCGGGCACCTGGTCGACTACGCCGACGAGATCGACGAGGCCTGGCTGGACGGGGTCACCACCGTGGGCGTCACGAGCGGCGCGAGCGTCCCCGAGGTGCTGGTGCGCGAGGTGCTGGACCGGCTGGCGGCGCGCGGCTATGCCGACGTCCACGCGGTCACGGCGGCCGAGGAGTCGCTGAGCTTCTCGCTGCCGATGGAGATCCGCAAGGACCTCAAGGC
- a CDS encoding IS5 family transposase → MSRMQVLSDSEWVLIEPFMPCADGKRGRRFRDHRTVVEPIIYRYRTGIAWRDLPGEFGPWQTVWKRHRRFAGDGTWDRVLTALLARADAAGVIDWDVAVDSTINRAHQHATNTTRLAGGSVESQESAVRAG, encoded by the coding sequence ATGTCGCGGATGCAGGTGCTCTCGGATAGCGAGTGGGTGCTGATCGAGCCGTTCATGCCGTGCGCGGATGGCAAGCGGGGCAGGCGATTTCGTGACCACCGGACCGTGGTCGAGCCGATCATCTACCGGTACCGGACCGGGATCGCGTGGCGGGACCTGCCGGGCGAGTTCGGGCCCTGGCAGACCGTGTGGAAGCGACACCGCCGGTTCGCCGGTGACGGGACCTGGGACCGGGTGCTGACGGCTCTGCTGGCCCGTGCGGACGCGGCGGGGGTCATCGACTGGGACGTCGCTGTCGACTCCACGATCAACCGCGCCCACCAGCACGCGACGAACACCACCCGCCTCGCGGGGGGATCTGTCGAATCACAAGAATCTGCTGTCCGAGCCGGCTGA
- a CDS encoding endonuclease domain-containing protein: MPRDIVIPPQLGSRFTVAQAYDAGMNRHALRLAALHAPTRAVRTLLPAATLDDRLQDLLLVLPERCAFSHDTAARLWDLPLPTPWTPDEPVHVMTPDTVRQPRRRGVVAHAGLDRRETVPLPAGGQVTSAADTWADLACRISLDRLIVAGDALFPPREHRATLDNLWAAAARLSRGRRRAVEALALIRPDSASPMETLTRLLLVRGGLPEPELNVPVTDDDGVFLGYGDLVWQQARVVVEYDGDQHRTDRAQWQHDHRRLRRMRAAGWTVIVLTYDDVRRTPAATVALVARALAD; the protein is encoded by the coding sequence ATGCCGAGAGACATCGTCATCCCCCCGCAGCTCGGCTCCCGGTTCACGGTCGCCCAGGCCTACGACGCCGGCATGAACCGTCACGCCCTGCGCCTCGCCGCCCTGCACGCCCCCACGCGCGCCGTCCGCACCCTCCTGCCCGCGGCCACCCTCGACGACCGGCTCCAGGACCTGCTCCTCGTGCTGCCCGAGCGTTGCGCCTTCAGCCACGACACGGCAGCCCGGCTGTGGGACCTGCCGCTGCCCACCCCCTGGACCCCCGACGAACCCGTCCACGTGATGACCCCCGACACGGTGCGCCAACCCCGACGCCGCGGCGTCGTCGCTCACGCCGGCCTGGACCGCCGCGAGACCGTCCCACTCCCCGCCGGCGGCCAGGTCACCTCCGCCGCAGACACCTGGGCCGACCTCGCCTGCCGGATCTCGCTCGACCGGCTGATCGTGGCGGGGGACGCGCTCTTCCCGCCGCGGGAGCACCGCGCGACCCTCGACAACCTGTGGGCCGCCGCCGCACGGCTCAGCCGCGGGCGGCGCCGTGCTGTCGAGGCCCTCGCCCTGATTCGCCCCGACAGCGCCTCCCCCATGGAGACGCTGACCCGCCTGCTGCTCGTGCGCGGCGGACTGCCCGAGCCCGAGCTCAACGTGCCCGTCACCGACGACGACGGGGTCTTCCTGGGGTATGGCGACCTGGTGTGGCAGCAGGCGCGGGTGGTCGTGGAGTACGACGGCGACCAGCACCGCACCGACCGGGCGCAGTGGCAGCACGACCACCGGCGGCTCCGCCGGATGCGGGCGGCAGGGTGGACCGTGATCGTGCTGACGTATGACGACGTGCGGCGCACCCCCGCGGCCACGGTGGCCCTGGTGGCGCGGGCGCTCGCCGACTGA
- the xseA gene encoding exodeoxyribonuclease VII large subunit, which translates to MSTLPERANQTTAEQPWPVRVLSMKIADYVDKMSGLWVEGQVVQLNRRPGAGLAFLVLRDPDVDMSLSVTLPTQVLDRLPTPLADGARVVVQAKPTFWTRRGTLQLEGRQVRAVGVGELLARLEHLKSVLRAEGLFDAARKRPLPFLPRRVGLVCGRASQAEHDVVENARRRWPAVDFEIRRVAVQGASAVAEVSAAVRELDAMGDVDVIVVARGGGAVEDLLPFSNEALVRVVADCLTPVVSAIGHHEDTPLLDHVADWRASTPTDAGKRVVPDLAEQRRTVSVASERLERAIRSYVDRERRGLSALLSRPVMADPTTLVTQRRHEITRLVDRATRRVESTVQRDRARLEGVAGRLRTLSPLGTLERGYAVVQHEDGSVVTGREDVAPAELLRVRVSDGDFGVTVLG; encoded by the coding sequence GTGAGCACCCTCCCCGAGCGCGCCAACCAGACGACGGCCGAGCAGCCGTGGCCCGTCCGCGTGCTCTCGATGAAGATCGCGGACTACGTCGACAAGATGTCCGGGCTGTGGGTCGAGGGGCAGGTCGTCCAGCTCAACCGCCGCCCGGGCGCCGGGCTCGCCTTCCTCGTGCTGCGCGATCCCGACGTCGACATGTCCCTGTCGGTGACCCTCCCCACGCAGGTCCTCGACCGGCTCCCCACCCCGCTCGCCGACGGCGCCCGCGTGGTGGTGCAGGCCAAGCCGACCTTCTGGACCAGGCGCGGCACCCTTCAGCTCGAGGGTCGCCAGGTCCGCGCCGTCGGGGTGGGCGAGCTCCTCGCCCGGCTCGAGCACCTCAAGTCGGTGCTGCGCGCCGAGGGCCTCTTCGACGCCGCCCGCAAGCGACCGCTGCCCTTCCTCCCCCGCCGGGTCGGCCTCGTCTGCGGGCGGGCCAGCCAGGCCGAGCACGACGTGGTCGAGAACGCCCGACGCCGTTGGCCCGCGGTCGACTTCGAGATCCGGCGGGTCGCCGTGCAGGGCGCGAGCGCGGTCGCCGAGGTGTCCGCCGCGGTCCGCGAGCTCGACGCCATGGGCGACGTCGACGTCATCGTGGTCGCCCGCGGCGGCGGCGCCGTCGAGGACCTCCTGCCCTTCAGCAACGAGGCGCTCGTCCGCGTGGTCGCCGACTGCCTCACACCCGTCGTCAGCGCCATCGGCCACCACGAGGACACCCCGCTGCTCGACCACGTCGCCGACTGGCGCGCCTCCACCCCCACCGACGCGGGCAAGCGGGTCGTGCCCGACCTCGCCGAGCAGCGGCGCACCGTGTCCGTCGCCTCCGAGCGGCTCGAGCGGGCGATCCGGTCGTATGTCGACCGCGAGCGCCGCGGCCTGAGCGCGCTCCTCTCGCGACCGGTGATGGCCGACCCCACCACCCTGGTGACGCAGCGCCGCCACGAGATCACCCGCCTCGTCGACCGCGCCACCCGCCGGGTGGAGTCGACGGTGCAGCGGGACCGCGCCCGATTGGAGGGAGTCGCCGGGCGCCTGCGGACCCTGTCGCCGCTCGGGACGCTGGAGCGCGGCTACGCCGTGGTGCAGCACGAGGACGGCTCGGTGGTCACCGGCCGCGAGGACGTGGCGCCGGCGGAGCTGCTGCGGGTGCGGGTGTCCGACGGCGACTTCGGGGTCACCGTCCTGGGCTGA
- a CDS encoding exodeoxyribonuclease VII small subunit: MAEQTPTTERPVDELTYEAARDELVSIVSRLEAGQLPLEESLRVWERGEALAAHCASFLDRAEAHLAAQDAEAAADQG, from the coding sequence ATGGCCGAGCAGACCCCCACGACCGAGCGCCCCGTCGACGAGCTGACCTACGAGGCGGCGCGGGACGAGCTCGTCTCGATCGTGTCGCGCCTGGAGGCTGGTCAGCTGCCCCTCGAGGAGAGCCTGCGGGTGTGGGAGCGCGGCGAGGCGCTGGCGGCGCACTGCGCGAGCTTCCTGGACCGGGCCGAGGCGCACCTCGCGGCGCAGGACGCCGAGGCCGCGGCGGACCAGGGCTGA
- a CDS encoding DUF4245 family protein has protein sequence MSTSATADSSPHPERAEGPLQRDPRPEADAPRGGATQEAPARPEPPARRNPHLHGTTKSMIWSTLAVTALVLVFYALVVRPDQVARPTVDVRGVVGEARRATGWQLGTVEGLGGGWAPTAARLEPGADGLRTWQVRYVEGEQHYVALTQTAKATPGWIDAQVKGRPSAGAVRVGSVPMDSFASAAGCTLVRRGDEGLTSVIETGESCDRAMAYAAKVTPALR, from the coding sequence ATGAGCACCAGCGCCACCGCCGACAGCAGCCCGCACCCGGAGCGGGCGGAGGGGCCCTTGCAGAGGGATCCCCGCCCGGAGGCGGACGCGCCGCGCGGGGGAGCCACGCAGGAGGCGCCCGCGCGCCCGGAGCCGCCCGCGCGCCGCAACCCGCACCTGCACGGCACCACGAAGTCGATGATCTGGTCCACGCTCGCGGTCACCGCCCTGGTCCTCGTGTTCTACGCCCTGGTGGTCCGCCCCGACCAGGTCGCCCGCCCGACCGTGGACGTGCGCGGCGTGGTCGGCGAGGCCCGCCGCGCGACCGGGTGGCAGCTCGGGACCGTCGAGGGCCTCGGAGGGGGCTGGGCTCCCACCGCGGCACGGCTCGAGCCGGGCGCCGACGGGCTGCGGACCTGGCAGGTGCGGTACGTCGAGGGTGAGCAGCACTACGTCGCGCTCACCCAGACCGCCAAGGCCACCCCGGGCTGGATCGACGCGCAGGTCAAGGGCCGGCCGTCCGCCGGCGCCGTGCGCGTCGGGTCGGTGCCGATGGACAGCTTCGCCTCCGCGGCGGGCTGCACCCTGGTGCGGCGGGGCGACGAGGGTCTGACCAGCGTGATCGAGACGGGAGAGAGCTGCGACCGGGCGATGGCGTATGCCGCGAAGGTGACCCCCGCGCTGCGCTGA
- a CDS encoding carbohydrate ABC transporter permease → MKDGRPRSWVAIVSMVLMSLLWCLPTLGLLVTSFRTKDDAATSGWWTTLLDPFGAGWTTGNYAKVFDQADMGTALLNSIVVAIPATILPIMFAAFAAYAFTFMDFTGKDALFVIIVAVMVVPIQVAFQPLLDLLGPRHLGISGQYIAVWLLHTGFGMPLAVYTLRNYMATLPRSIVESAKIDGCGHYQTFWRLVFPMSMPAIAAFATLQFLWVWNDLLIAKLFLKSDNSTVIVKLQGLLGTQGQGAELLTAGAFLSMILPMLVFVVLQRFLVRGMTAGAVKG, encoded by the coding sequence ATGAAGGACGGGCGCCCCCGCAGCTGGGTGGCCATCGTCTCGATGGTGCTGATGTCCCTGCTGTGGTGCCTGCCCACCCTCGGCCTGCTGGTCACGTCCTTCCGCACCAAGGACGACGCGGCCACATCGGGCTGGTGGACGACGCTGCTCGACCCCTTCGGGGCGGGGTGGACGACCGGCAACTACGCCAAGGTCTTCGACCAGGCCGACATGGGCACCGCGCTGCTCAACTCCATCGTGGTGGCGATCCCCGCGACCATCCTGCCGATCATGTTCGCGGCCTTCGCGGCCTACGCCTTCACGTTCATGGACTTCACGGGCAAGGACGCGTTGTTCGTCATCATCGTCGCGGTGATGGTGGTCCCGATCCAGGTGGCCTTCCAGCCGCTGCTCGACCTGCTCGGGCCGCGACACCTGGGCATCTCCGGGCAGTACATCGCGGTCTGGCTGCTGCACACCGGCTTCGGCATGCCGCTGGCCGTCTACACCCTGCGCAACTACATGGCGACGCTGCCGCGCTCCATCGTCGAGTCGGCCAAGATCGACGGCTGCGGTCACTACCAGACCTTCTGGCGGCTGGTGTTCCCCATGTCGATGCCGGCGATCGCGGCGTTCGCCACGCTGCAGTTCCTGTGGGTGTGGAACGACCTGCTCATCGCCAAGCTGTTCCTGAAGTCCGACAACAGCACCGTGATCGTCAAGCTCCAGGGCCTGCTGGGCACCCAGGGCCAGGGTGCCGAGCTGCTGACGGCCGGAGCCTTCCTGTCGATGATCCTGCCGATGCTGGTCTTCGTCGTGCTGCAGCGCTTCCTGGTGCGCGGCATGACGGCAGGCGCGGTCAAGGGCTGA
- a CDS encoding carbohydrate ABC transporter permease, with the protein MDRAPASPSAPGGTDPLAGPVDDGRLSPARLVLGLVGMGVVVWAVANLFLALAYYPQWFGSSKVLIGLIALAAGVGGAFLLFFFLNVFVEALPRKMSEGLIPYAFLLPGFGLMALMLLYPTVQTIVYSFANNDSTAWVGAKNYQDVFGDQGFRESLLNNFLWLLIVPASTVALGVVVAVLADKLSPQGEKLAKSAIFLPMAISFVGASAIWNLVYAWNPEGTSQTGLLNAMYTALGGSPQTWLTISSGRLNSLLLMIILVWLQVGFAMVLLSSAIKGVPDDTLEAARIDGANEWQIFWKVVIPQIWGTILSVFITTVILVLKVFDIVYVLTNGRDKTNVIANLFFNEMFANSNAGKASAIVVILLILILPVLIYQVKMFREQEANR; encoded by the coding sequence GTGGATCGCGCCCCCGCCTCGCCGTCCGCACCCGGTGGCACCGACCCTCTCGCCGGGCCGGTGGACGACGGTCGGCTCTCGCCCGCCCGGCTGGTCCTCGGCCTGGTCGGCATGGGCGTCGTCGTCTGGGCCGTCGCCAACCTCTTCCTGGCGCTCGCGTACTACCCCCAGTGGTTCGGCAGCTCCAAGGTCCTCATCGGCCTGATCGCCCTCGCCGCGGGCGTCGGTGGGGCCTTCCTGCTGTTCTTCTTCCTCAACGTCTTCGTCGAGGCGCTGCCCCGCAAGATGTCCGAAGGCCTGATCCCCTACGCCTTCCTGCTGCCGGGCTTCGGCCTGATGGCGCTGATGCTGCTCTACCCGACGGTCCAGACGATCGTCTACTCCTTCGCCAACAACGACAGCACGGCGTGGGTCGGGGCCAAGAACTACCAGGACGTCTTCGGCGACCAGGGCTTCCGGGAGTCCCTGCTCAACAACTTCCTGTGGCTGCTGATCGTCCCGGCGTCCACCGTGGCGCTCGGCGTCGTGGTCGCCGTCCTCGCCGACAAGCTCTCGCCGCAGGGGGAGAAGCTCGCCAAGTCGGCGATCTTCCTGCCCATGGCGATCAGCTTCGTCGGTGCGTCGGCGATCTGGAACCTCGTGTATGCCTGGAACCCCGAGGGCACCTCGCAGACCGGTCTGCTCAACGCGATGTACACCGCCCTCGGCGGGAGCCCGCAGACCTGGCTGACGATCTCCTCGGGCCGCCTCAACTCGCTGCTGCTGATGATCATCCTGGTCTGGCTGCAGGTGGGCTTCGCGATGGTGCTGCTGTCGTCGGCGATCAAGGGTGTGCCGGACGACACGCTCGAGGCCGCCCGCATCGACGGCGCCAACGAGTGGCAGATCTTCTGGAAGGTCGTCATCCCGCAGATCTGGGGCACGATCCTCAGCGTCTTCATCACCACGGTGATCCTCGTGCTCAAGGTCTTCGACATCGTCTACGTCCTCACCAACGGGCGCGACAAGACCAATGTCATCGCGAACCTCTTCTTCAACGAGATGTTCGCCAACAGCAACGCGGGCAAGGCCTCGGCGATCGTCGTGATCCTGCTGATCCTGATCCTGCCGGTGCTGATCTACCAGGTGAAGATGTTCCGCGAGCAGGAGGCCAACCGATGA
- a CDS encoding ABC transporter substrate-binding protein: MRTLSTAALLCGVVAMSTSACLQNPASTGGDSAGGLNGAVKGGSAVGDKEVTILGAFGGDEEKLFTESLKKFQERSGITVKYVGDQDFATTIKSKASSGDSPDIGLFPQPGGLLEMAAQGKIQPIDSYLDYDKLNSSLVPGFMDASRYKGRVYGAPMRMAVKSIIWYPKAAYTAGGYDKAPATVQDVYTVADQIKAKGIAPWCIAWNSDQATGWVGTDWLEEYVLRMYGPEVYDRWTSHKIPFNDPRIVKALDELGKIYKAPGMVYGGNKAVLSTKFGLAMTPAFSNPPRCMLHRQGNFATTFYPKNVQADLDNQVGTYPFPAFAGGYKGKPILGGGDLAALFNGTDPDAKKVMEFLSSDAFGAEWARAGGWLSPHKTFDMKNYPDETTRNVATMATTADVFRFDGSDLMPKEVGSGTFWTGMVDWVNGTKSSQQVADAIEQSWPQR, translated from the coding sequence ATGCGCACGCTCTCCACCGCCGCCCTCCTGTGCGGCGTCGTGGCGATGTCCACCAGCGCCTGCCTGCAGAACCCGGCCTCGACCGGCGGTGACAGCGCCGGCGGACTGAACGGCGCGGTCAAGGGCGGCAGCGCGGTCGGCGACAAGGAGGTCACGATCCTCGGTGCCTTCGGTGGTGACGAGGAGAAGCTCTTCACCGAGTCGCTCAAGAAGTTCCAGGAGCGCAGCGGCATCACGGTGAAGTACGTCGGTGACCAGGACTTCGCCACCACGATCAAGTCCAAGGCCAGCTCCGGCGACTCGCCCGACATCGGCCTCTTCCCCCAGCCCGGCGGTCTCCTCGAGATGGCCGCCCAGGGCAAGATCCAGCCGATCGACTCCTACCTGGACTACGACAAGCTCAACAGCTCGCTGGTCCCCGGCTTCATGGACGCCTCGCGCTACAAGGGCCGCGTCTACGGCGCGCCGATGCGCATGGCCGTGAAGTCGATCATCTGGTACCCGAAGGCCGCCTACACCGCGGGCGGCTACGACAAGGCGCCCGCCACCGTGCAGGACGTCTACACGGTCGCCGACCAGATCAAGGCCAAGGGCATCGCCCCCTGGTGCATCGCCTGGAACTCCGACCAGGCCACCGGCTGGGTCGGCACCGACTGGCTGGAGGAGTACGTCCTGCGGATGTACGGCCCCGAGGTCTACGACCGGTGGACCTCGCACAAGATCCCGTTCAACGACCCGCGCATCGTCAAGGCCCTCGACGAGCTCGGCAAGATCTACAAGGCCCCGGGCATGGTGTATGGCGGGAACAAGGCCGTCCTCAGCACCAAGTTCGGCCTGGCCATGACGCCCGCGTTCAGCAACCCCCCGAGGTGCATGCTGCACCGCCAGGGGAACTTCGCGACGACGTTCTACCCCAAGAACGTCCAGGCCGACCTGGACAACCAGGTGGGCACCTATCCCTTCCCGGCCTTCGCGGGCGGCTACAAGGGCAAGCCGATCCTCGGCGGTGGTGACCTGGCCGCGCTGTTCAACGGGACCGACCCCGACGCCAAGAAGGTCATGGAGTTCCTGTCCTCCGACGCTTTCGGCGCCGAGTGGGCCAGAGCCGGCGGCTGGCTGTCGCCGCACAAGACCTTCGACATGAAGAACTACCCGGACGAGACGACCCGCAACGTCGCCACGATGGCGACCACCGCCGACGTCTTCCGCTTCGACGGCTCGGACCTGATGCCCAAGGAGGTCGGCTCCGGCACCTTCTGGACCGGCATGGTCGACTGGGTCAACGGCACCAAGAGCTCCCAGCAGGTCGCCGACGCCATCGAGCAGAGCTGGCCCCAGCGATGA
- a CDS encoding fumarate hydratase yields MPEFAYEAILGHGHDETPYRKLTSEGVELVDGPDGRQFLKVAPEALRLLAETAMHDIAHYLRPGHLAQLRKILDDPEASNNDKFVALDLLKNANIAASGVLPMCQDTGTAIVKGERGQHVLTEGVDEEPLSRGIFDAYTALNLRYSQNAPVTMWDEKNTGNNLPAQIEIYADTERGHETEYSFLFMAKGGGSANKSYLFQETKAILNPDAMMTFLDEKIRGLGTAACPPYHLAIVVGGTSAEFALKTAKYASARYLDTMPTTGNPATGRGFRDLEMEEQVLELTRRQGIGAQFGGKYFCHDVRVIRLPRHGASLPVAIAVSCSADRQCRAKITPEGVFIEQLEMEPGQFLPDNTDEHLVEEGEEGAGTPDVVEIDLSRPMDEIRAELSKHPIKTRLSLTGTLVVARDIAHAKIRERLDAGEEMPQYLKDHPVYYAGPAKTPEGMPSGSFGPTTAGRMDSYVDQFQAAGGSMVMLAKGNRSTQVTEACQKHGGFYLGSIGGPAARLAQDCIKNVEVLEYPELGMEAVWKIEVEDFPAFIVVDDKGNDFFAEFAKPVAMTIQKRPGLDG; encoded by the coding sequence ATGCCCGAGTTCGCCTACGAAGCCATCCTGGGACACGGTCACGACGAGACGCCCTACCGCAAGCTCACCTCCGAGGGCGTGGAGCTGGTCGACGGTCCCGACGGCCGCCAGTTCCTCAAGGTCGCCCCCGAGGCGCTGCGGCTGCTGGCCGAGACCGCCATGCACGACATCGCGCACTACCTGCGCCCCGGCCACCTGGCCCAGCTGCGCAAGATCCTCGACGACCCCGAGGCGAGCAACAACGACAAGTTCGTCGCCCTGGACCTGCTCAAGAACGCCAACATCGCCGCGTCCGGCGTGCTGCCCATGTGCCAGGACACCGGCACCGCCATCGTCAAGGGCGAGCGCGGCCAGCACGTGCTGACCGAGGGCGTCGACGAGGAGCCCCTGTCGCGCGGCATCTTCGACGCCTACACCGCACTCAACCTGCGCTACTCGCAGAACGCCCCGGTCACCATGTGGGACGAGAAGAACACCGGCAACAACCTGCCGGCGCAGATCGAGATCTACGCCGACACCGAGCGCGGCCACGAGACAGAGTACTCCTTCCTGTTCATGGCCAAGGGCGGCGGCTCCGCCAACAAGTCGTACCTCTTCCAGGAGACCAAGGCGATCCTCAACCCGGACGCCATGATGACGTTCCTGGACGAGAAGATCCGCGGCCTCGGCACCGCCGCCTGCCCGCCCTACCACCTGGCGATCGTCGTGGGCGGCACCTCCGCCGAGTTCGCCCTCAAGACCGCGAAGTACGCCTCCGCGCGCTACCTCGACACCATGCCCACCACCGGCAACCCCGCCACCGGCCGCGGCTTCCGCGACCTGGAGATGGAGGAGCAGGTCCTCGAGCTCACCCGCAGGCAGGGCATCGGCGCGCAGTTCGGCGGCAAGTACTTCTGCCACGACGTGCGCGTGATCCGTCTCCCGCGCCACGGCGCCTCGCTGCCCGTCGCCATCGCCGTCTCCTGCTCGGCCGACCGTCAGTGCCGCGCCAAGATCACCCCCGAGGGCGTCTTCATCGAGCAGCTCGAGATGGAGCCCGGCCAGTTCCTCCCCGACAACACCGACGAGCACCTCGTCGAGGAAGGAGAGGAGGGCGCGGGCACGCCGGACGTGGTCGAGATCGACCTGTCCCGGCCGATGGACGAGATCCGCGCCGAGCTCAGCAAGCACCCGATCAAGACCCGCCTGTCGCTGACCGGCACCCTGGTCGTCGCCCGCGACATCGCCCACGCCAAGATCCGCGAGCGCCTGGACGCCGGCGAGGAGATGCCGCAGTACCTCAAGGACCACCCGGTCTACTACGCCGGCCCCGCCAAGACCCCCGAGGGCATGCCGTCCGGCTCCTTCGGCCCCACCACGGCCGGGCGCATGGACTCCTACGTCGACCAGTTCCAGGCCGCCGGCGGATCGATGGTCATGCTGGCCAAGGGCAACCGCTCCACGCAGGTCACCGAGGCCTGCCAGAAGCACGGCGGCTTCTACCTCGGGTCCATCGGCGGCCCCGCCGCCCGCCTCGCCCAGGACTGCATCAAGAACGTCGAGGTGCTGGAGTACCCCGAGCTCGGGATGGAGGCCGTCTGGAAGATCGAGGTCGAGGACTTCCCGGCCTTCATCGTGGTCGACGACAAGGGCAACGACTTCTTCGCGGAGTTCGCCAAGCCCGTCGCCATGACCATCCAGAAGCGCCCGGGACTGGACGGATGA
- a CDS encoding carbonic anhydrase, whose translation MTAAGPRPGSPAEAWRWLLEGNRRFVAGERLHPNQDVDHRSELASGQRPFAVLFGCADSRVAAEMIFDQGLGDLFVVRTAGHVLDPCVVGSLEFGAGVLGTPLVVVMGHDACGAVKAGISATDSGEIPGGYMRDLVEKVMPSVVQARSQHGPQASAEEIGAWHVRRTVRMLAERSTLVQDQIRSGRLAIVGINYRLAEGDVHYIDHVGDIGDLRPGVRPV comes from the coding sequence ATGACCGCCGCCGGACCACGTCCGGGCTCCCCGGCCGAGGCCTGGCGCTGGCTGCTCGAGGGCAACCGCCGCTTCGTCGCCGGCGAGCGCCTGCACCCCAACCAGGACGTCGACCACCGCTCCGAGCTCGCCTCGGGCCAGCGGCCGTTCGCGGTGCTCTTCGGCTGCGCGGACTCCCGGGTCGCCGCCGAGATGATCTTCGACCAGGGACTCGGCGACCTCTTCGTCGTGCGCACGGCCGGGCACGTCCTGGACCCCTGCGTGGTCGGCTCCCTGGAGTTCGGCGCCGGTGTCCTCGGCACCCCGCTCGTCGTGGTCATGGGCCACGACGCCTGCGGTGCGGTCAAGGCCGGGATCTCCGCCACCGACAGCGGCGAGATCCCCGGCGGCTACATGCGCGACCTGGTCGAGAAGGTCATGCCCTCCGTCGTCCAGGCCCGCAGCCAGCACGGCCCCCAGGCGAGCGCCGAGGAGATCGGCGCCTGGCACGTCCGCCGCACCGTGCGGATGCTGGCCGAGCGCTCCACCCTCGTCCAGGACCAGATCCGCTCCGGTCGCCTGGCGATCGTCGGCATCAACTACCGGCTCGCCGAGGGCGACGTCCACTACATCGACCACGTCGGCGACATCGGGGACCTGCGCCCCGGTGTCCGGCCCGTATGA